From a region of the Pseudoxanthomonas sp. X-1 genome:
- a CDS encoding response regulator transcription factor produces MRTIKASRSLLFVDDDTTLSSLVGEYFEQRGYEVDYASDGLSGFRLGSARHYDVVVSDVKMPRMDGLAMCRALKRSAYGRVPVLLLSCSGQAQERILGLQAGADDFVPKPFAIQELEARVKALIQRTRGLVQGTQLQVAELRLDVSNRIALRGQARIKLTPVQTQLLSILMLASPAVVSRSELERTVWGSDMPDSDTLRSHIHCLRKLVDRPFEQKMIHSVTNRGYRLLEPIRARAERVACLAMGA; encoded by the coding sequence ATGAGAACCATCAAGGCCAGCCGCTCGCTGCTGTTCGTGGACGACGACACGACCCTGTCATCGCTGGTCGGCGAATACTTCGAGCAGCGCGGCTACGAGGTCGACTACGCCTCCGATGGCCTGTCAGGGTTCAGACTGGGCAGCGCGCGCCACTACGACGTGGTCGTCTCGGACGTGAAGATGCCCAGAATGGATGGGCTGGCGATGTGCCGCGCGCTCAAGCGCAGCGCGTATGGACGGGTCCCGGTGCTGCTGCTGAGCTGCTCGGGACAGGCACAGGAGCGCATCCTGGGCCTGCAGGCCGGCGCTGACGACTTCGTTCCCAAGCCTTTCGCCATCCAGGAGCTGGAGGCGAGGGTCAAGGCGCTGATCCAGCGCACGCGCGGACTCGTGCAGGGCACGCAGCTGCAGGTGGCCGAGCTCAGGCTCGACGTGTCCAACAGGATCGCGCTCAGGGGGCAGGCGCGGATCAAGCTCACGCCGGTGCAGACACAGCTGCTTTCGATCCTGATGTTGGCCTCCCCCGCCGTCGTGTCCAGGTCCGAACTGGAGCGCACCGTCTGGGGCAGCGACATGCCGGACTCGGACACGCTGAGGAGCCATATCCATTGCCTGCGCAAGCTGGTCGATCGTCCCTTCGAGCAGAAGATGATCCATAGCGTCACCAACCGGGGCTACCGCCTGCTCGAGCCGATCAGGGCGCGCGCGGAGCGCGTCGCGTGTCTCGCGATGGGCGCCTGA
- a CDS encoding DUF2934 domain-containing protein — protein sequence MDEATYRERVARMAHQIWEAEGRPDGRADRHWIMACRLVDAELRVEHGDAEPPGDHPADGAGERVRS from the coding sequence ATGGACGAAGCCACTTATCGGGAACGGGTCGCGCGGATGGCACACCAGATCTGGGAGGCCGAAGGCCGTCCCGACGGCCGCGCGGACAGGCACTGGATCATGGCCTGCCGCCTGGTGGACGCCGAACTGCGCGTCGAGCACGGCGACGCGGAACCGCCTGGCGACCATCCGGCAGACGGCGCCGGTGAGCGCGTCCGTTCGTGA
- a CDS encoding DUF3606 domain-containing protein: MNTSRGRQPDPGARPEKIELTEEWELIYWTQHFDTDEQTLRAAIEETGNIPDQVKRHLESRR; the protein is encoded by the coding sequence ATGAACACATCGCGTGGCAGACAGCCCGATCCTGGCGCTAGGCCGGAAAAGATCGAACTCACCGAGGAGTGGGAGCTCATCTACTGGACGCAGCATTTCGATACCGACGAACAGACGCTGCGCGCGGCGATCGAGGAAACCGGGAACATTCCCGACCAGGTCAAGCGGCATCTGGAAAGCAGGCGGTAG
- a CDS encoding DUF305 domain-containing protein, protein MIATSTVVMFGLMYLNTFVLEHMEFSQTRLWMALVMGATMALVMLAFMWRMYPRRGVNIGICVAAVAVFALALWMVRSQRTVGDVSYMRAMIPHHSIAIMTSERARIRDPEVRLLADRIIDAQVREIAEMKRHIRRLEAAPPAADAPVLPSYRARGARPPPPETDQSAGVETSPASR, encoded by the coding sequence ATGATCGCCACGTCCACCGTGGTCATGTTCGGCCTGATGTACCTCAACACGTTCGTGCTGGAGCACATGGAATTCAGCCAGACGCGCCTGTGGATGGCGCTGGTCATGGGCGCGACCATGGCGCTGGTCATGCTGGCCTTCATGTGGCGCATGTATCCGCGCCGCGGCGTGAACATCGGCATCTGTGTCGCGGCGGTCGCGGTCTTCGCGCTGGCGCTATGGATGGTGCGCAGCCAGCGCACGGTGGGCGATGTCAGCTACATGCGGGCGATGATCCCGCATCACTCCATCGCCATCATGACCAGCGAGCGGGCGCGGATCCGTGATCCCGAAGTTCGCCTGCTGGCCGATCGCATCATCGACGCGCAGGTGCGGGAGATCGCCGAGATGAAGCGCCATATCCGCCGGCTCGAGGCGGCGCCGCCCGCCGCGGATGCGCCCGTGCTGCCCTCATACCGCGCGCGCGGCGCCAGGCCACCGCCGCCGGAGACCGACCAGAGCGCGGGCGTTGAGACGAGTCCGGCTTCACGCTAG